The Cellulomonas wangleii genome includes a region encoding these proteins:
- a CDS encoding thiamine pyrophosphate-requiring protein: protein MTTVADAIVRRLGEWGVERIFGYAGDGIDPLLAALARAGGDIELVTARHEEMAAFMATGHAKYSGGVGVCLATQGPGAIHLLTGLYDAKLDRTPVVAVVGQVATTALGTGYLQEVDLPVLLKDVCAQYLQTVTTPEQLPAVLDAALRTAIATSSPTCVIVPHDVQQAVAAEPEQSHGVVQTSRAVSRTVGVPPGDDLDRAAQVLGAGERVVVLAGRGARGATDQVLEVVERLGAGLVTSLLGKPLFDEGLPMHAGVMGHLGTTASADLLARCDTLLIVGSSDPWTEFYPPLGQARTVQVDVAARNLGAKYPVEAPLAGDAAATLDALLPRLPQRSGPWRDEVTAAVASWRRIAAERVAAPAEPLNPQLLLHELSAHLPADAQVSVDVGSITYWYARHLRLPPGVPAHLSSTLASMGSALPYGIAAKLLHPERPVVALAGDGAMLMNGINELVTVAARWRDWADPRFVVLVLDNGDLAEVTWEQREMEGDPRFDVSQDVPSFPYADYAELLGLAAVRVDDPADVADAWRTALAADRPCVVQAVVDRDTPLLPPRAPAAQVERMRRGLSQEPVPDNALRQLQAQRSGERADDPAGLSAEHEG, encoded by the coding sequence ATGACGACGGTGGCGGACGCGATCGTGCGGCGGCTCGGCGAGTGGGGCGTGGAACGGATCTTCGGGTACGCCGGCGACGGCATCGACCCGTTGCTCGCCGCGCTGGCGCGGGCCGGTGGTGACATCGAGCTCGTCACGGCGCGGCACGAGGAGATGGCCGCGTTCATGGCGACCGGCCACGCCAAGTACTCGGGCGGCGTGGGCGTGTGCCTGGCGACGCAGGGACCCGGCGCGATCCACCTGCTCACCGGGCTCTACGACGCCAAGCTGGACCGCACGCCCGTGGTGGCGGTCGTGGGGCAGGTGGCGACCACCGCGCTGGGCACGGGGTACCTGCAGGAGGTCGACCTGCCGGTGCTGCTCAAGGACGTGTGCGCGCAGTACCTGCAGACCGTGACGACGCCCGAGCAGCTGCCCGCCGTGCTGGACGCCGCCCTGCGCACCGCGATCGCGACGTCGAGCCCGACGTGCGTGATCGTCCCGCACGACGTGCAGCAGGCCGTGGCCGCCGAGCCGGAGCAGTCGCACGGGGTGGTGCAGACGTCGCGCGCGGTCTCGCGGACCGTCGGTGTGCCCCCCGGCGACGACCTGGACCGCGCCGCGCAGGTGCTCGGCGCCGGCGAGCGGGTCGTGGTCCTCGCGGGCCGTGGCGCCCGCGGCGCGACCGACCAGGTGCTGGAGGTCGTCGAGCGCCTGGGTGCCGGCCTGGTCACGTCGCTGCTCGGCAAGCCCCTGTTCGACGAGGGCCTGCCGATGCACGCCGGGGTCATGGGGCACCTCGGGACCACCGCGTCCGCCGACCTGCTCGCCCGCTGCGACACCCTGCTGATCGTCGGCAGCAGCGACCCGTGGACGGAGTTCTACCCGCCGCTCGGGCAGGCGCGGACGGTCCAGGTCGACGTGGCCGCGCGCAACCTCGGCGCCAAGTACCCGGTCGAGGCACCGCTGGCGGGGGATGCCGCCGCGACGCTCGACGCGCTCCTCCCCCGGCTGCCGCAGCGCTCGGGTCCGTGGCGCGACGAGGTCACCGCGGCCGTCGCGTCGTGGCGGCGCATCGCCGCCGAGCGCGTCGCCGCACCCGCCGAGCCGCTCAACCCCCAGCTGCTGCTGCACGAGCTGTCCGCGCACCTCCCCGCCGACGCCCAGGTGTCCGTCGACGTCGGGTCGATCACCTACTGGTACGCCCGTCACCTGCGGCTGCCGCCCGGCGTGCCGGCGCACCTGTCGAGCACCCTGGCCTCGATGGGCTCGGCCCTGCCGTACGGGATCGCCGCCAAGCTGCTGCACCCCGAACGGCCCGTCGTCGCGCTGGCCGGGGACGGCGCCATGCTGATGAACGGCATCAACGAGCTGGTCACCGTCGCCGCCCGCTGGCGCGACTGGGCCGACCCGCGGTTCGTCGTGCTCGTGCTGGACAACGGGGACCTGGCGGAGGTCACGTGGGAGCAGCGCGAGATGGAGGGCGACCCGCGCTTCGACGTCTCGCAGGACGTGCCGTCGTTCCCGTACGCGGACTACGCCGAGCTGCTCGGGCTGGCCGCCGTCCGGGTGGACGACCCGGCGGACGTCGCCGACGCGTGGCGCACGGCGCTGGCGGCGGACCGGCCGTGCGTCGTGCAGGCCGTGGTCGACCGGGACACCCCGCTGCTGCCGCCACGCGCGCCCGCCGCGCAGGTCGAGCGGATGCGGCGCGGCCTGAGCCAGGAGCCGGTGCCGGACAACGCGCTGCGGCAGCTGCAGGCGCAGCGGTCCGGCGAGCGCGCCGACGACCCGGCGGGCCTGTCCGCGGAGCACGAGGGCTGA
- a CDS encoding fatty acid desaturase family protein — protein sequence MTTATHSSPSDDRPAEVTGPASPRERHVSDFTELARVIREMGLMRRRHAYYWTRFAVLTLALVGIGVAFVLIGPSWWQMVTAAVLAVVLGQVMFLGHDAAHKQIFASSRWNDWASLVLANLYAGMSYGWWNHKHGRHHAKPNTVGADGDIQPGVLVFTTENLEQTRTGFKGWFAQRQGWFFFPLLLLEGINLHASGIKTIFGRGPVKRRAVEIAFVTIRLGGYLALVFWVLPVGMALAFLGVQLGLFGVYMGASFAPNHKGMPVVPASAKMDFLRRQVLLSRNITGGRLVDWFMGGLNHQVEHHLFPSMPSPALREARPIVQEFCESRGITYTQTTLGESYRIVVRYLNEVGLAARDPFQCPLVAEYRMAR from the coding sequence TTGACCACCGCCACCCACAGCTCTCCGTCCGACGACCGACCGGCGGAGGTGACGGGGCCCGCGTCACCTCGTGAGCGGCACGTCAGCGACTTCACCGAACTCGCCCGCGTGATCCGGGAGATGGGCCTGATGCGGCGGCGGCACGCGTACTACTGGACCCGGTTCGCCGTTCTCACCCTCGCGCTGGTCGGCATCGGCGTGGCGTTCGTGCTGATCGGCCCGTCGTGGTGGCAGATGGTGACCGCCGCGGTCCTGGCGGTGGTGCTGGGCCAGGTGATGTTCCTGGGGCACGACGCCGCCCACAAGCAGATCTTCGCCTCGAGCCGCTGGAACGACTGGGCCAGCCTCGTCCTGGCGAACCTCTACGCGGGCATGAGCTACGGCTGGTGGAACCACAAGCACGGCCGGCACCACGCCAAGCCCAACACCGTCGGCGCGGACGGCGACATCCAGCCCGGCGTCCTCGTCTTCACCACCGAGAACCTCGAGCAGACCCGCACCGGGTTCAAGGGGTGGTTCGCGCAGCGCCAGGGGTGGTTCTTCTTCCCGCTGCTGCTGCTGGAGGGCATCAACCTGCACGCGTCGGGGATCAAGACGATCTTCGGGCGCGGCCCCGTCAAGCGCCGGGCCGTGGAGATCGCGTTCGTCACGATCCGCCTGGGTGGCTACCTCGCCCTGGTGTTCTGGGTCCTGCCGGTCGGCATGGCGCTGGCCTTCCTCGGCGTGCAGCTCGGCCTGTTCGGCGTCTACATGGGGGCGTCGTTCGCGCCCAACCACAAGGGCATGCCCGTGGTGCCGGCGTCGGCCAAGATGGACTTCCTGCGCCGCCAGGTGCTGCTCAGCCGCAACATCACCGGCGGGCGGCTGGTCGACTGGTTCATGGGCGGCCTGAACCACCAGGTCGAGCACCACCTCTTCCCCAGCATGCCCAGCCCGGCGCTGCGCGAGGCGCGCCCGATCGTGCAGGAGTTCTGCGAGTCGCGCGGCATCACCTACACGCAGACCACCCTGGGCGAGTCCTACCGGATCGTCGTGCGGTACCTCAACGAGGTGGGCCTGGCCGCGCGCGACCCGTTCCAGTGCCCGCTGGTGGCGGAGTACCGCATGGCCCGCTGA
- a CDS encoding L,D-transpeptidase, giving the protein MRASGWARPVAVALLGAAVAAGCASEPPAPEPVVVRAPVDVVKAAVPPPPVVPAADLSTLPVAEPRNLVPGLPGTDGLEQRRNDDPALGAWQTATVVRDTAGYDAINGSPVATVPAVTLDVPTVLPVVEQRGGWLRVMLATRSALPSQDVAQVNGRTAWIRAQDTTPSGTDWRLHLDLAALTLTIDDGATTRTVPVTAVGAPATPTPAIPQFVVGSQWEQPGTSTPRVLLLSSQSETIDVYDTATGTSATAIHTTPFDRTGAISNGCVRVSEEVLDMLWDQVPAGTVLTVS; this is encoded by the coding sequence ATGCGAGCGAGCGGATGGGCACGACCGGTGGCGGTCGCGCTGCTGGGAGCGGCTGTGGCGGCGGGCTGCGCGAGCGAGCCGCCCGCACCCGAGCCCGTGGTCGTCCGCGCGCCCGTCGACGTCGTGAAGGCCGCGGTCCCCCCGCCCCCGGTCGTCCCGGCAGCCGACCTGTCCACGCTGCCCGTCGCCGAGCCCCGCAACCTCGTGCCCGGCCTGCCCGGGACGGACGGCCTCGAGCAGCGGCGGAACGACGACCCCGCGCTCGGCGCCTGGCAGACCGCGACGGTCGTGCGGGACACCGCCGGGTACGACGCGATCAACGGCAGCCCCGTGGCGACGGTGCCCGCGGTGACGCTCGACGTGCCCACGGTGCTGCCCGTGGTCGAGCAGCGCGGCGGGTGGCTGCGCGTCATGCTCGCCACGCGCAGCGCCCTGCCCAGCCAGGACGTCGCGCAGGTCAACGGGCGCACCGCCTGGATCCGCGCGCAGGACACGACGCCGTCCGGCACCGACTGGCGCCTGCACCTCGACCTCGCGGCGCTGACCCTGACGATCGACGACGGCGCGACGACCCGCACCGTGCCCGTGACGGCGGTGGGTGCACCGGCGACGCCGACGCCTGCGATCCCGCAGTTCGTCGTCGGGTCGCAGTGGGAGCAGCCCGGCACCTCCACGCCGCGCGTGCTGCTGCTGTCCAGCCAGAGCGAGACCATCGACGTCTACGACACGGCGACCGGGACCTCGGCGACCGCCATCCACACCACCCCGTTCGACCGCACGGGGGCCATCTCCAACGGCTGCGTCCGGGTGAGCGAGGAGGTCCTCGACATGCTGTGGGACCAGGTCCCGGCGGGCACCGTCCTCACCGTGTCCTGA
- a CDS encoding PIN domain-containing protein, protein MARRLIFDTSTLIAYERGTVDRASLDDDDDLAIAAVTVAAFRTGIELTDTAARAADRARVLAAITSAVTVLDYTERTAVQHARLIAHVRRTGEPRGAHDLIIAAHAAEDGRAVAAYDLRARFGDLPGVGTVGVPGARRR, encoded by the coding sequence GTGGCGCGCCGACTGATCTTCGACACGAGCACCCTCATCGCCTACGAGCGCGGGACGGTCGACCGGGCGTCCCTCGACGACGACGACGACCTCGCGATCGCCGCGGTCACGGTGGCCGCGTTCCGGACCGGCATCGAGCTCACCGACACGGCCGCACGCGCCGCCGATCGCGCCCGCGTCCTGGCCGCTATCACGTCGGCGGTCACGGTCCTCGACTACACCGAGCGCACGGCGGTCCAGCACGCCCGCCTCATCGCGCACGTGCGGCGGACAGGGGAGCCGCGCGGTGCGCACGACCTGATCATCGCCGCGCACGCCGCCGAGGACGGGCGGGCGGTCGCCGCGTACGACCTCCGGGCGCGCTTCGGTGACCTGCCGGGGGTCGGGACGGTCGGCGTCCCGGGCGCCCGACGGCGGTAG
- a CDS encoding DUF427 domain-containing protein — MAPDTARTWHPRTSPPGGRTAEVPGPGQESVWDYPRPPAVVPSTEHVVVRLGTTVVADTRRALRVLETSHPPTYYLPLADVTAGALEPVPGAQSFCEFKGRAGYDDVVGTDADGRRLVRPRGAWGYPHPARGYEALADHVALYPAGLVCTVDGETVQAQEGDFYGGWRTSRVVGPFKGGAGTHGW; from the coding sequence CCCGCGCACGTCCCCGCCCGGCGGTCGCACCGCCGAGGTGCCCGGCCCGGGGCAGGAGTCCGTCTGGGACTACCCGCGCCCGCCCGCGGTCGTGCCGAGCACGGAGCACGTCGTGGTGAGGCTCGGGACGACGGTCGTCGCGGACACCCGCCGCGCGCTGCGCGTGCTGGAGACCTCCCACCCGCCGACGTACTACCTGCCGCTGGCCGACGTGACGGCCGGCGCGCTGGAGCCCGTGCCGGGCGCGCAGTCGTTCTGCGAGTTCAAGGGCCGCGCCGGGTACGACGACGTCGTCGGCACGGACGCCGACGGGCGGCGCCTGGTCCGGCCGCGCGGCGCCTGGGGCTACCCGCACCCGGCGCGCGGCTACGAGGCGCTGGCCGACCACGTCGCGCTGTACCCCGCGGGGCTGGTCTGCACCGTCGACGGGGAGACCGTGCAGGCCCAGGAGGGGGACTTCTACGGCGGGTGGCGGACGAGCCGGGTGGTGGGTCCTTTCAAGGGCGGTGCGGGCACGCACGGGTGGTGA